ATGATCCAGGCGTATATCGAACAGCAAGACGGAGAGATTATTCACCATGGTCCATTAGAAATGGGATAGTCCGCGTCGAAAGAACGCTTCAGCGTTCTAGCCGTCTCAACCCCTCGACTTTAGTCGAGGGTAGTTGAGTTTCCCGTGATCACAACACCCACTCCAGAACCATTGATTTTACCTCCCGATCCTTATGCCCTCATGGATTATACTTTGGCAAAAAACTTGATTGTGAATGAAGTATTGCCCAATCCATCAGGTAATGATGGTGAGAATGAATTTATTGAAATTTATAATCCTAACGGCAGTGCGGTTGATCTCACGGGATTTTACGTTGATGACGCGGATGGTGGAAGTTCACCGCACCTTCTTTCTGATGAAACAGTTATTGAAGCCGGTGGATATTTAGTTTTTTATTCACGTGATACAAAAATTACTTTAAATAATACCGGTGATAGCGCGCGCCTGCTAATCCCTGATAAAACAGTTTTGATTAGTGCGACGGTGGAAAAAAGTCCGCACGAGGATTGGTCTTACGCCAGAAAATCCGACGGCTCTTTCGCGTGGACCAGTGAACCAACTCCAGGAGAAGAAAATGAATTTGTAACCCCCACCGAAGAACCATCGCCGATTTCGACACCGAAACCAACGGCTACGCCTAAACCAACGGCGACGCCGAAACCGACGGCCACGCCAAAGCCAACGAAAGCGCCAAAACCTTCCGCTACCCCAAAAGGAAGGATAATGGCTTCGGACAGTAAAACCACAAGAAACTATACAGTGCGTCGCGCGAGCGGAGCGGTCTTGGGTGTTAGCAGGACAGCAAAGACAGTAGCGATTGCGGATTTAGGCAAAGAAGAAACCGGAACATTGGTAACAATACAGGGAAGCGTTGCGTTGTTACCCGGTATTTTTGATACGCGTTTGATGTATTTGTCCGGTTCGGGTGTCGGCGTTTTTTTGGCGAGCAGTAATTATCCAAAGCTTGTCATTGGCGATACTGTTTCTGTTACAGGAGTATTGGTAAAACCCGCGCGAGAAATGTTTGTGAGTGTTAGAACGGGTGACGATGTGGTAAAAGAAGATTCCAGTGCGTCGCCGGAACCGCACGAAATAAATTTTAACGATCTTGATGATTCGAAAATTGGCTGGCTGATAAGAATGGAAGGAAAGGTTTCAAAAAACGAAATAAATAGTTTTGAATTTGAAAAGGACGGGAAAGCAATCAAAGTTTTGTTGGGAGAAAACAAAAAAGAATTTAAAGTGGGTGATAATGTTTCTGTGGTTGGGATTTTATCGGCCGAGGGGAGTGGTACGAGGCTTCTGGCGTCGGAAGTAAAAAAAGTGGACAGTGGTGAACAAGAAACATTAAATCCGTCTTGGCTTCTACTATCGGCACGCCGTTGGAAAACAGGCGCATCGGCGGGATGTTTTGGGTTGGCTTTGGCGTTTGCAGTGTTTACTTTAAGGGTCACCCCTAAAGTATCTTCCCAAAACCCAATGACCAAACCCCAAATCCCAACAAAATCCTAAATTGCAAATAACCAAAACGTTTTTCTTTAGGATTTAAATAATTAGGGTTTTGTTGGACATTGGTCATTGGGGTTTGGGATTTAAATTGTCAATAACACAAATGGATTCCCGCCTTCACGGAAATGGCGATTTTGTAGAATAAATCTAAAAATTAAACCGTTCCCACTCGTCCCACTTCGTCAAAAGTGGTAATCCCATCGATCATTTTAATCACCGCGTCCTGCGTGATAGTTGTCATTCCTTGACGCAGTGCCGCTTCGCGAATCTGGTTGGTATCCGCGCCGTCGATGGTTAGTTGTTCCACTTCTCCTTCCATAGAGAAGATTTCAAACACCGCCATTCGGCCGTGGTAGCCGGTATTGTTGCAAGCTTCACAACCAACGGCTTTTTTTAGTTTCAAATCCGGTTTATCTAAAACGCTCGGATCAAAAACTTCTTTTTGAACGCCGATCATCAGTTTTTTTAAAGAATCACGCTCTGCTTGTTCGGGAATATAGTCTTGACCGCATTTTGGACACACGCGACGCACCAAACGCTGGGCAATAATGGCGTTAACAGCCGGGGCAATAATAAACGGACGTACTCCCATGTCGATGAGGCGGGGAATGGAACCGGGGGCGTCGTTGGTGTGCAGGGTGGAAAAAACCAAATGACCGGTTAGCGCGGCATGCATCGCCGTTTCGGCGGTATCGGTATCGCGGATTTCACCAATTAGAATAATGTCGGGGTCTTGGCGCAAAATAGAACGAAGGC
This DNA window, taken from bacterium, encodes the following:
- a CDS encoding lamin tail domain-containing protein, with product MITTPTPEPLILPPDPYALMDYTLAKNLIVNEVLPNPSGNDGENEFIEIYNPNGSAVDLTGFYVDDADGGSSPHLLSDETVIEAGGYLVFYSRDTKITLNNTGDSARLLIPDKTVLISATVEKSPHEDWSYARKSDGSFAWTSEPTPGEENEFVTPTEEPSPISTPKPTATPKPTATPKPTATPKPTKAPKPSATPKGRIMASDSKTTRNYTVRRASGAVLGVSRTAKTVAIADLGKEETGTLVTIQGSVALLPGIFDTRLMYLSGSGVGVFLASSNYPKLVIGDTVSVTGVLVKPAREMFVSVRTGDDVVKEDSSASPEPHEINFNDLDDSKIGWLIRMEGKVSKNEINSFEFEKDGKAIKVLLGENKKEFKVGDNVSVVGILSAEGSGTRLLASEVKKVDSGEQETLNPSWLLLSARRWKTGASAGCFGLALAFAVFTLRVTPKVSSQNPMTKPQIPTKS